In Pelosinus sp. UFO1, one genomic interval encodes:
- a CDS encoding FAD-binding oxidoreductase, producing the protein MTVYNNVTNETLLELRETLGSEHVIAGETISSEYTHDAGTKDDRRWLPEVVVFPGNRDEVAQILRLANRQLIPITPRGGGSGLAGGAVPIHGGIVIDLRRMNKILHVDSKARYMVVEPGVPTLQIQQEAKKHGLLYAGDPCSSDDCVIAGNVATNAGGNRAVKYGVTGDQVYELEVVTPQGEVIILGGRLKKNSTGYGLVKLIIGSEGTLGIITQITLKLHRLAPLLPSFLAVFPDIKTALTLVGILVEDSIDPISLELIDKQTVIAIENYLKKPIFKDDEGDCLIIQLEAQDVVELTRKQERLTQVCNAHGCKSIEKVNGDTIWEGRRKWGAAIKVNNPVGISEDIVVPVDEINILIEKLGILITEFDFEFRIAGHAGDGNIHLRIFPGMSPLALWEEQLSTFRHRLYEIVYQLGGRLSGEHGIGFKRKYFLKNIIQPAELELMKTVKKAFDPNLILNPGKIFDMKKEEVI; encoded by the coding sequence ATGACGGTTTATAACAATGTAACAAATGAAACTTTACTGGAATTGAGAGAAACTCTTGGTAGTGAGCATGTAATTGCTGGTGAAACTATATCAAGTGAGTATACACACGATGCTGGGACTAAGGATGACAGACGGTGGTTACCGGAAGTTGTAGTTTTCCCCGGGAATAGGGATGAGGTAGCTCAAATTCTCCGTTTAGCCAATCGTCAGTTGATTCCCATAACACCTCGTGGTGGTGGTAGTGGTCTTGCAGGAGGAGCGGTGCCGATACATGGAGGCATTGTCATTGATTTACGTCGTATGAATAAAATCTTACATGTCGATTCTAAGGCAAGATACATGGTAGTGGAACCAGGCGTTCCCACTTTGCAAATTCAGCAGGAAGCAAAAAAACATGGTTTGCTTTATGCTGGAGATCCGTGTAGCAGCGATGATTGTGTGATTGCTGGCAATGTGGCGACAAACGCTGGTGGTAACCGGGCCGTAAAGTATGGGGTTACAGGAGATCAGGTGTACGAATTAGAAGTCGTAACCCCGCAAGGTGAGGTCATTATCTTAGGCGGACGTTTAAAAAAGAATTCTACAGGATATGGGTTGGTTAAATTAATCATTGGATCTGAGGGTACTTTAGGTATCATTACCCAGATAACTCTGAAACTTCATCGTCTTGCGCCTCTATTACCCAGCTTTTTGGCAGTATTTCCAGACATCAAGACGGCTCTTACTTTGGTGGGCATTTTAGTAGAGGATTCGATTGATCCTATTTCCTTAGAATTGATTGATAAACAGACGGTTATTGCCATCGAAAATTATCTTAAGAAACCGATATTTAAAGATGATGAGGGTGATTGCTTAATTATACAGTTAGAGGCTCAAGATGTAGTGGAATTAACGAGGAAACAAGAGCGACTTACACAAGTTTGTAATGCTCATGGTTGTAAGAGTATTGAAAAAGTTAACGGTGATACAATATGGGAAGGACGCAGGAAGTGGGGGGCGGCTATTAAAGTTAACAATCCCGTCGGTATTTCTGAAGATATTGTTGTTCCTGTCGATGAAATTAATATTCTTATTGAAAAACTAGGAATTCTCATTACTGAATTTGACTTTGAGTTTCGTATTGCAGGGCATGCAGGCGATGGCAATATACATTTACGGATTTTTCCTGGAATGAGCCCATTAGCTCTATGGGAGGAGCAACTTAGCACTTTTCGGCATCGCCTGTATGAGATAGTATATCAACTTGGTGGTCGTCTGTCGGGAGAACATGGGATTGGTTTTAAACGCAAATATTTTTTAAAGAACATCATTCAGCCGGCCGAACTTGAACTAATGAAAACTGTGAAAAAAGCATTTGACCCTAATTTGATCTTAAATCCCGGCAAGATTTTTGATATGAAGAAAGAGGAAGTAATATAA